The Fusarium poae strain DAOMC 252244 chromosome 2, whole genome shotgun sequence nucleotide sequence GCCTTGTCGCTGGACTTGTCTCGAATACAAGTGTAGTGCTCGTATCGGCAACGTCGACGACCCTGCTCTTGACCCCACCATTGTCGGAGACTTGTAGGTAGCTGGGGTCGACCTGTGGTGCGCGAGGCGGTCGTGCTTCCAGTTGCAGAAGGAGGTGGCTTGGTAGAGGTTGCAGAGACACCAGAGGGGGCACCAGAGGAGGCAGCGGTCTTGATACATGATGCGTAGTCGGAGGCGCAGGACGATTGGTCGCTTGATTTGGCGATCAAGCAGGCGTTGTAGGCGCCGATACACTTGTTCTGCGAAGAGTCTCGGAAGAACCATGTAGGCATGAAGGGTAGGTTATACATGGAACCCTTGGAAGGAACTGCAGTGCTTGAAGTAGCACTGCCAGATGTGGTGCTGCTGGGCGGTCCCTTTCTACCATTCTGAGGGTGAGCTGCAGCAGAAGCCGCAAGGGCGACGGTGACAAATTGGACAGAGACCTTCATGTTGTTGATTTGGTATGGTCAGATAGGTATATAAGACAGATTTAATGGTGAATTTTTGATGATGAGGCACGATTTGTATGCTTGAGGGTATTGAAGTGATTGGGATGGAATCATGACAGGGAATCAGAGACGCTTATATAGACAGCATAGCCAACTTCAATTACCACCATCTATCTAGAGTTTTTGCCTGTAGGTCCAGACTTTGACGATGCTTGACGTAGCGTCGAGCTTCCCCGTTCAGATTCAGGGCATGGTTTGTGGCTTATTGACACCTGCATTCCCGTCGGAAGCCAACGCCACTTGCTCAAGAGTCATTGACAAGCCATGCCGAGTCTGTCAGGGCACCGATGCTGTAAAGATAAGGTTTCTCGGACGAACTAAGGCTTCGATCCGTTCCTGAATAAATGGTGGGTATACGCGATTAAACTCTGATGTGAATTCCACGGCCGCTCTTTTTCCAGGGACAACCACGACCTTTCTCTTTCCGGCTTCGTGTTTGCAAACATTAAAAGACTGGAGCCTAGATCTTCTGGACCCCTCATTCCACAGCAGGACGCCAAATTAGGTCTCGATGATACTTTTTACAATGTCATCGACAATGTCCAGCGAGATCTTGTGGCGATGCACAAAGGATATGCGCTCAACTACATCATCAACGTCTATCAGATCCCCGAACCGTTCAGCGTTCAACTTTGTCGACTTTAATTTTCGCCTCCACTATTAAACAGTTGTATGTCATGATTTGATCACTTCGTTTCTTTTCGGAACCTATGACAAAGTGTCCCTGACGACCCTCTCCACGGACGGATAAACAATTACACAAGTGACGCCACGAAAGGTCCAGGCTGTGCACTTTCCGGGCCAGAGCCGGTAATGTCGAATATTTGAAATACCCAGACAGTGTCTGGACCAGGCCGGGCTTCGTGGCATTGCCAATTCCGTCCTCGCGTTCGTGTTAGTTCCGAAAATAGTTTGGGCCAAATAACCCCATCTGTCTCGAACCTGTCTTACAGACTTACCCAAGCGAAATATCCTAGATCAGTATAGATCTGCCTAGCATGCTTACGTACAGTACTTTGGACGTGTCTGCATGTTTTTTATTACAGTCTCATTGAGGGCCTTGAGTCTGTGCCACtatgtcttgttcttgagcTTGGAAAGGTCCAAAATACTGCCTGTTGTCACTTAACACACTTCAACTACCTTTCAAAGAGTCTCAGTGCTACAACAGTCCGACGGCGTATGTGTTTTTGGTACGCTACACTACCACGATTCAGTATGCTCAGGGCAGGGCGTTGTCAAGTGTCACGGGATCAGGTGCGGCAATTAAGATGGCATTGAAGCAGCAGTTCTTGTTGACTATCTAGCATCTTATCATTATATACATCATTCCTGACCTGGTCGCATTCTCTTGGAGTGCATGAATTCGTAATCTGGCATAACATCTCGTACCCATTTCTCAAGCTTTTTCGCCTCTCCCTCTCCAAACTCCTTTGTCCACTTGGCAACCTCCTTATCGATATCGACATTTCCCGCAATTTTGCTGTTGTCGATCGTGGTGCTGGCGTTGATGGAGCTGAGCATCCTCTGCTCAACTGTGCTCATTTTATTCACCTCTTGATCTCCGGCCTTGTCCCAGGATCGGATGACCTTGCTATCATCAAGGCCTGCCAGTTTCGCGTACTTTGACACCAGCTGAGGGCTCGTCATTATATCATCGGCATCGAGAACGATTGGCCAGACGCTTTCGTTGGCAAAGTGCTCAGCGAAGAACTGGTATAAAGTTCGATGCCATCGCATGCTTAGCTCCGCGGTACACGGCTCTTGCTTGGGGCGATGAATACCGTTGAAATCCATCGGACCTTGGCATGTGCGATACAAAGAGGATATCATAAGGGCGGGATGGCGAATAAGAAATGTTGGCTTCCAAGTCTTAAGAAACTCATCCGGGAATAGGGTGAGGTTGAGCCGCGATCGGGTCGGCTCTGGAATTCCCTTGATAGATATGGGAGTTGCTCCGGTGATATCACAATCCTCTTTGGAACCATGGAGGTAGTGGTTTTCGACACGTGGATGGTTCAGCATGATCGAGTGTTCTTTGACGAAGATCTTCTGGCCTTCttgctcagcagcagcaatatACTCCAGAAACCTCTGCGATGACTGTTGGATAATGCCATCCACAGAggccttctcttcctccGTCCAGGTGTCCATAGGTTTTCGCTCAAGAAGAAAATGCTTTTCAACTGTGGGCAGATAGAAATATCCTCCATTGTGAGAAGGGCGAACGCCTTGCTCGTCAAGGTTGAGCATTTTAACCAGAAGGTTGGAGGCAGTACGAGGACTTGTCAATAGCCAATAGCGACCACGTTGACGAGTTTGAGCACCTTGAGCCATTGTGAAAGAGATTTGAGAACTTTGTTTTGTTTATAAGGGAGAATGATTTGATGAGAGTCGCCTTTTATTCTGACCTTCGAGATACAGGTATGAACGAACAACGAAGAATATTTATAGCGATTCTGGCTCTGATCTTGtcttcttatttattaacaTTAGACAACACATGCGCCTACGTAGGTAGTTTCTTGGCCCTGGAACAATGGAGTTCAGTGCTTCGGCAGTCGGTCACTTTCATTGTCCGGACCATCGCCCCGGCCCATCGCTAAGCAGTAATGTGGGCATTAAGACTGTGAGTTACAAGGTAATACGACTGATATTAGTGCCACTCATGCATGTGTGCCTCTAACGGACATCAGAATTGTCCGGTTTAATGTGACATGTGCTGTGTTTTGAGGATGTCTGCAGCAGcatgttgcactcgcttaaGCATTTTCGTATCTTGGCTGAGTTTACTGCCAGTAGAATCGCTCCAGAAGGACAATAGATCACTCGGTTAGATCATCGATCGGAGGCTATGTTGCCCGTTCGCCGAAACTTGTTAGAATAGGGTCCCGTGAGAAGAGAGGAAACGGTGGAGTTGCATGACATTGTTATGTTGTACAATTATGCAGGTACTCTTGCTTTGTGTAATGATCGGCAGATGAAATCCACTGTTACTCTACCTAGCGCGCGGCACTCGAGTCAGCAGTCATAACTCTTTGTCGCGAAAAGAGCGACTTCCGAAATGTTGATAGATATATCCACAAAGAGCCGCCCGACTACCGAGTTTTCTGATTTCGGCTTTTTGGAAAAGACCGATCAGCCGATGATTAATCTTGCATTATCATCTGCAGGGGATGTATCTCTGTATACCGTTTGACTATGTCGGAGCGGAACTTGATCCGTCTGTAATGCTCCGTAAAAAGTGTTGTCAGAGTCACAAATAAGAATTATTCTGATCTTCGCAGATGAAATAGCTAGTCTATTACATACATCAGACTGTAGCCAGGTCCAGATATAAACCGGCAGGTTCAAATTGTGCACCAGATTGGACAGATATATATGTCTACTGAAACACGCCATCTAACACGATTCGCCGCAACACAAGCAGAATCGCTGGTGAGGAAACGCCAGCACATCCACTGGTACCTCTGGCTGAACTGTGTCTGAGTATGTCAGGTCATTCATTATATGAGACTGCTGTCTGTGGACGCCAAGCTGCACCTGTTCATTCACATACATGCCGTTGGGCGCTAAAACTCGGACTTTTTGAACAGAACAGCACCGAGCCAGCCAATCAGGCTACTCCTGATGCAGTTCGCTCAACAGGCTGATATAAGGATAAATGGTACTCAAACTATGTCTCGATGGTCCATGTTGTTAGAACAATGCGTCCAGTTGAGCCGGGAACAGAATTGGCTCCCTTTATTGTGGCTATCGAGAATCGACTCTTGATttagccttaataatatcCAAGCGCTCTTTCCAGTATGCATCTAGATAATTTACGGCACAGTTGTGGATTAGCTGGTTCGTCTCATATTTAATCTCACGTCAGCTTTATCATTCATTCCTCGACCACGTGCATTGCCCTAGCCATATTCTATGTATTTGAGCAGCTTTGGTAGTGACAATTCGTGCTTCCTGTTTCTTTTACTTATTTTGGCGCGTCATCGTTCTGTTAATATATCATCTAATATCACCAAGACAATGCATGACTATATCATTGTAGGAGGTGGCCTTTCGGGTTGTGTTCTCGCAAGTCGCATTCGGGAGTATGATGAACACTCCACGATTCTTCTCATAGAGGCTGGAAAAGATACTCGGGGGCGGCCCGAGGTGCAAGACATGCAGATCTTGAACTTGGGTGGTGAATTAGACTGGCAATACGAGTCAGAGCCTGTTGCGGGTCTTGGTGGTCGACGGGTCACCCTCAATGCTGGGAAAGGCTTAGGTGGAGGTTCAGCAATCAATTCAGGTAAACATGAATACGCTTAGGAGATCCGACCGCTAAAATCGAGTACTAACGATTGTTAGGTGGATGGACTCGTGGTGCTTCAGTTGACTACGATGAGTGGGCATCTGTTGTAGGCGATGCTCGATATAGTTACAAAGGTCAACTGCCCTGGTTCAAAAAATCCGAGCGATGGTTCGACGATAATGACCCCATCCAGCATGGTCAAGATGGACCAATGCGTATCAACTGTGCAAAGGTATCAAATCGCATATTCCCTCTCGCTGAACAGGCTGCTGCTGGTTGGGAAGATCTCGGCATTTCTACACTTCCCAACGGCGATCAGAACACTGGAGACAACCTCGGTCGTGCCTATATCTGCGAGGCCAGAACTGATGGCAAGCGTGAATGGTCCGCAGAGCAATACTCTTTGGAGGGTGTTGAGATTCGTCTTGAAACGTCGGTTCAAAAGGTTCTCGTACATGAGTTCAACGGGAAGCTCAAGGCGACGGGTGTCGAGTTGGCAGATGGTAGTGTTGCCGTTGGTAAGAACATTATACTGTCTGCCGGGGCGTTCCGTTCGCCTCAGCTCCTTCAACTCTCGGGCATCGGCTCAAGCTCTCACCTTGAAGAGTTTGGGATCGAGCCATTGGTCGACCTGCCAGAAGTTGGTCAAAACCTTGCGGACCATATGATATTCCTCCAGCACTGGCGGTTACGCGATCCTTCTGCAGGATACACACTGGGGTCGGCGAATCCTCTCTTTCAAGAACCCCAATATGCGCAAGGAGTGCCCTTGGATTGGATCGTCAATACTAGTGTTGCAAGTGATGGACTTGCTAAGGCGATTGCGATAGATGAGGGTGTTCAGCCTGAAGCATCCAAGCATTGTCTTCTTGCCAGGAAAAGAACATTCCTAGAGAATATCGTCATGTTCGCGAAAGTGCCTTTCCCTGGGGTTCCTGTCGATGCAGAGCACATCACCAGCGCATTGGTGACCCTCCTACCAACCTCCAGAGGCTCTGTGACATTGAAGTCAGGAAATCCTGATGATCATCCTAAGGGTGGGAGAAATGCCCTGCATCAATTCAACTTGCTAATGCTTGATAGTCAATCTCAACTACTTAGCCACTGAGGTGGACAGGCACGTCTTTCGTGAAGGACTGCGCCAGTTAACAAGATTCATGCTCGAATCCAAATTCAGCGCGAACATCGTTGGCGAATCAGTACCTGAAGGTCTTCCTGTTGAGCCTCTTGGTCTGGATGACAACAACGAAAAACTTGACAAGAGACTGGCAATGACCAGCGGGACATCATGGCATCCAACCGGGACTTGCTCTATGGGCAAGGTAGTTGACACAGAGTTTCGCGTTAAAGGGGTTGAAGGCCTTCGAGTTGTTGACGCGTCAGTCATTCCTGTGCAGATCAGTGCACACATTCAAGCGCCTCTTTACGCGCTTTCGGAGCAGGCGGCGGCCATCATCACAGGAAACGCTTAGTTTGTGGGCAATGAAAGTATGACAAGACTAGATACTGCAGTTAGAAGACATAGATGGCGACGGAATGTGGGTATATGCGAACAATGTTTCCAATCACCGATTACACAACCATTTGGACTCCAGATCTGAAAGTGACAGTTTCCAAGATAATCCTCCATCCAGTACATTCATTACACAAGCGCGACGCGACTGATTATACACGCGACGCGTCAAGCCAGGTACATCATATTCGGTTCATTACACTCAGCAAATACATCTTCTTCATACTCAAGCATCAAGCTCAACATACAATGAAAACGAGTTTTAAATCAAAAATTCCACCTCCTACGACCCCGAAGGGTAATAGAGAGTAGAGCGATACCGCGATGTGCAATGCAGATGCTCCACGCTGAACTCCCATATTCTTGATCATGGGCGAAGTTCCAGGCAAGGTAAGTATGaagaggaaaggaaaagacaaATAGAAGGACGAGGGAAACGCGAGACTTTATAGAAGATGCTAATCAGCCATGGTCATGGTCGTGCTTATCGATATCGTATTCGAGACTTGTAAACTGGGTCTCATTTCCCATGTGGATGTTGTTACAAAAGGAGTGTCTCACTGTTTATTGGTCAAGCATTCCTTTCTGTAATGTGATTTAGTGGGTTCAGCTCTAGCGACGGCGATGGCTAGTCGTCGTCCAGTTGTCTACgctctttaatatactattcaACTCACAACAGTTAGGTAGTGACTCGAGGGAAGAGATGAGTCTACCAAACGAGTACATTAGATCAATCACCTTGGAAAATAGCCCACTACATAGGAAACACCTACACTTGAATAAAATCCCATCACTATGGACGTGTCACCAGTAATCACCCCGAAGAAACGAGTTGATAATTATTGACCCTCTCTTACCCTATATCCTTCAACTGTCTCCACTGGGGTCATTTGCGGCTAGGATATGTTGAGGGCAAGCAAGGGTTGAAAACAGAGAGGCTGGGAGTGAGCAAACCGCGTATTCGTACAAAAGAGCATTCCAAGGACAGAGCTTAGTTGAGACTAGCCGTTTCCGACCATTCAGTCATACTTAACGCGTCGCTACAATACAACGCGTGACGCGATGCAGGGGCACAGCATCTCTCTCTTTCTGTGCTGCAATTGATCATGAGACAGTCAGTACGTACAGATACAGGGCAGTAATGATGCATCCTTATTGTGACAAGCACAAATGAGAATCATTACCCAAACTTCCCTACAGGGCTGTGATCGTTTTTTTGTTA carries:
- a CDS encoding hypothetical protein (SECRETED:SignalP(1-18)), with product MKVSVQFVTVALAASAAAHPQNGRKGPPSSTTSGSATSSTAVPSKGSMYNLPFMPTWFFRDSSQNKCIGAYNACLIAKSSDQSSCASDYASCIKTAASSGAPSGVSATSTKPPPSATGSTTASRTTGRPQLPTSLRQWWGQEQGRRRCRYEHYTCIRDKSSDKADCDDKRASCFASIKTVTATTGPTSIPTRSAATATTTTGTSSAAVTSSTTVVDAGAAPTATDAPLNADDPSFDDDSDDST
- a CDS encoding hypothetical protein (CAZy:AA3_2~CAZy:AA3~CAZy:AA3_3), coding for MHDYIIVGGGLSGCVLASRIREYDEHSTILLIEAGKDTRGRPEVQDMQILNLGGELDWQYESEPVAGLGGRRVTLNAGKGLGGGSAINSGGWTRGASVDYDEWASVVGDARYSYKGQLPWFKKSERWFDDNDPIQHGQDGPMRINCAKVSNRIFPLAEQAAAGWEDLGISTLPNGDQNTGDNLGRAYICEARTDGKREWSAEQYSLEGVEIRLETSVQKVLVHEFNGKLKATGVELADGSVAVGKNIILSAGAFRSPQLLQLSGIGSSSHLEEFGIEPLVDLPEVGQNLADHMIFLQHWRLRDPSAGYTLGSANPLFQEPQYAQGVPLDWIVNTSVASDGLAKAIAIDEGVQPEASKHCLLARKRTFLENIVMFAKVPFPGVPVDAEHITSALVTLLPTSRGSVTLKSGNPDDHPKVNLNYLATEVDRHVFREGLRQLTRFMLESKFSANIVGESVPEGLPVEPLGLDDNNEKLDKRLAMTSGTSWHPTGTCSMGKVVDTEFRVKGVEGLRVVDASVIPVQISAHIQAPLYALSEQAAAIITGNA